The Oceanispirochaeta sp. genome has a window encoding:
- a CDS encoding peptidylprolyl isomerase translates to MFNKKILISILLLISTGLFAQNSFVDKPVAIVKLTKTDVISQKKLAYNISLYEQQAGRALSKLEKEQVLQTLINQMLVYQAAERDNVTVSDEQVLLAGMNQMMQQTGQQLTEVQFKQIIKEQSGMDYETYAQTVRDQLILEKYVSEKKRDFLRTSSMPGTDEVELFYRQNEEKFLNPEMVKFSHIFFSTRGTAAGDKSQKREQADEVYQQIVRGNAKFEEMVRKYSDDKASVVRDGDIGNFIDRGEKNISIFGRDFLNTLFDLEIGKMSDVLESSQGYHIVIVNQHHKKTFLDLDDPVTPVETTTVRQYISNIISYQKKQKAFQQAAETVVKELTEEAEVQTFQENIQ, encoded by the coding sequence ATGTTCAATAAGAAAATTTTAATTTCAATTTTACTCCTGATTTCGACAGGACTCTTTGCTCAGAACTCTTTTGTAGACAAACCAGTTGCAATCGTGAAGCTGACAAAGACAGACGTTATCTCCCAGAAAAAGCTGGCCTATAATATCAGCCTTTATGAGCAGCAAGCCGGCAGAGCCTTGTCCAAACTCGAAAAAGAACAAGTTCTCCAGACACTTATCAATCAGATGCTGGTTTACCAGGCAGCCGAAAGGGATAATGTTACTGTATCGGATGAACAGGTTCTTCTCGCAGGTATGAATCAGATGATGCAGCAGACAGGACAGCAACTGACGGAAGTTCAATTTAAGCAGATTATCAAAGAACAGAGCGGAATGGACTATGAGACTTATGCCCAGACTGTAAGAGATCAGCTTATTCTCGAGAAATATGTCAGTGAAAAGAAACGAGACTTTCTGAGAACATCATCCATGCCCGGTACTGATGAAGTTGAATTATTCTACCGGCAGAATGAAGAGAAATTCTTGAATCCTGAAATGGTGAAATTCAGCCATATCTTTTTTTCAACCCGAGGTACAGCCGCCGGTGATAAGAGTCAAAAAAGAGAGCAGGCTGATGAGGTATATCAGCAGATAGTCAGAGGAAATGCCAAGTTCGAAGAGATGGTCCGTAAATATTCGGATGATAAAGCTTCGGTTGTCCGGGATGGAGACATCGGAAATTTCATCGACCGGGGTGAAAAGAATATTTCAATTTTCGGCCGTGATTTTCTTAACACACTCTTTGATCTGGAAATCGGAAAAATGAGTGATGTTCTCGAATCATCCCAGGGGTATCATATTGTTATTGTCAACCAACACCATAAGAAGACCTTTCTAGATCTTGATGATCCTGTCACCCCTGTAGAAACAACGACAGTCCGTCAGTACATCAGCAATATTATTTCCTACCAGAAAAAGCAGAAAGCCTTTCAGCAGGCAGCAGAGACTGTTGTTAAGGAATTGACAGAAGAGGCTGAAGTGCAGACTTTTCAAGAGAATATACAATAG
- the nusB gene encoding transcription antitermination factor NusB produces the protein MGNRRKARILAFQALYSWDISSSELEDLFRYDWAKDDLSDDIKIFASFLIKGTIENLTEIDQLIKDSLRNWDFDRLEKVSLAILRMSIYALSFQKDIPPKVVIDEAVEITKEFGTDDSYRFVNGILDNIKKKIYEQPS, from the coding sequence ATGGGAAATAGACGGAAGGCCAGAATATTGGCATTCCAGGCTCTTTACAGTTGGGATATCAGTTCATCAGAACTGGAAGATCTTTTCCGATATGACTGGGCCAAAGATGACTTAAGCGATGATATCAAGATTTTTGCCAGTTTTCTAATCAAGGGTACCATCGAGAATTTGACCGAAATCGATCAATTAATCAAAGACAGTCTTAGAAACTGGGATTTTGATCGATTAGAAAAAGTAAGTCTTGCGATCCTGCGCATGAGTATCTATGCTCTTAGCTTTCAGAAAGATATTCCACCAAAAGTTGTGATTGACGAGGCCGTTGAAATCACAAAGGAATTCGGCACAGACGATTCCTACCGTTTTGTAAACGGAATACTGGACAACATAAAGAAAAAGATCTATGAGCAGCCCAGCTGA